GTTGTTCTGACTGACGGTCAATGAACGGGCCCCTTCAATGTTTGGAAGCGTGTAGAAGGTTCGCTTTAGTTCGCGTTATTTGAGGAAGTGTGTTGTCGGCAGAGTCCCTTGGGGGCCTAGGGCCATTCTTCCTCATGCGCTGCTTCTTCCCTGTCAGCCGGCGGCTTCCTTCACCTCAAGCGCCTCAATGCCCCGGCCAGGGCGGGATGCGTGATTCTCAAGGGTTCCCCTACCCAAACTCACTTTGCCAGTTTTGCCCACGGCACGCCTGCGGGGGCCGGGCCGCGCGCGGCTTATACTGCGAGCGGAGCTGGCGTCGGCGATGCGTTTGCTTGTTGCAACTGGCACCTGCCGAGAGGCGATCGGCGTTGCCACGGTTGGCCATTGGAAATCAGATGTGATTTTGCAGGGAGTTACAGGACATGAATGCAGTCAGCAGTATCAGTCAGATTGCCGGCCTGATGGCCGACCCCAAGCGAAGTGCAATGTTGTGGGCACTGATCGATGGCACGCCGCGGCCGACCGACGAATTGGCGATGATGGCTGGCTTGACCTCATCCTCTGCCTGCGCGCACTTGTCGCTGTTGTCTTCGGCAGGCTTGCTCCGGCTCGAAGCCCGTGGCCGCAAGCGCTACTTCAGGCTTGCAACGCCCCAGGTGGGTGCGGCGGTGGAGGCGCTGGCCAGCGTGCAGCTTGGCTGTGATGGGCAACAGCGACCGAGGCCGGCACAGATGCCCATGTCGATGCGCAGGGCTCGCCGTTGTGGCGATCACCTGGGGGGCGAACTGGCCGGTGAGCTATACCATCGCCTCGCGATCGCTGGCTGGCTGGAAGGTAGTGAGCGGCAGTTGATGGTCAGTGACGAGGGGCGATTGGAGTTGGCGCGCATAGGTGTCTTCATCGACGCCCTGGCGCCGCGCCAGCAGCATGGCTGCGTGATCTGCCATTGCAACGAATGGAGCGACCAGGGCCCGCACCTGGGCGGTAGCCTCGGGCGGGCATTGCTCACGTTGTTTCTTCAGTCAGGCTGGCTACGTGAGCCGGAAGGTATGCGGGCGATGCAGATTTCTGCCGAAGGTATCCAGCAGATCAATCTCATTGCCCGCGTCACCACGCTGCAGGTGGGCTGAGCAGCCCGTTATACCAGCCGCGCGTCCAGGCTGTTCTGGGCCAGCCTTCGAGCCTGGTCTTCGGTCATGCCGAGGTGGGTGTGCAGGGCATGGAAGTTTTCGGTGACGTAGCCGCCGAAGTAGGCAGGGTCATCCGAGTTCACCGTCACCTTCACGCCGCGTTCGAGCATGTCGAGGATGTTGTGCTGGCTCATGTGATCGAACACGCAGAGCTTGGTGTTCGACAATGGGCATACGGTGAGGGGGATCTGCTCGTCGATGATGCGCTGCATCAGGCGTTCGTCTTCGATGGCGCGAACACCGTGGTCGATGCGCTTGATCTTCAGCAGGTCGAGGGCTTCCCAGATGTACTCGGGCGGGCCTTCCTCGCCAGCGTGGGCGACCGCGACGAAGCCTTCACTGCGGGCACGGTCGAACACGCGCTGGAACTTGCTCGGCGGGTGGCCCATCTCGGAGCTGTCCAGGCCGACAGCAATGAACGCGTCGCGGAAGGGCAAGGCCTGGTCGAGGGTCTTGTGTGCTTCTTCTTCGCTCAGGTGGCGCAGGAAACTCAGGATCAGGCCACTGCTGATGCCCAGTTGCTCACGGCCATCCTTGAGCGCATGGTTGATGCCGTTGAGCACGACCTCGAACGGAATGCCGCGGTCGGTGTGAGTCTGAGGGTCGAAGAACGGTTCGGTGTGGATGACGTTCTGTGACTTGCAGCGTTGCAGGTAGGCCCAGGTCAGGTCGTAGAAGTCCTGCTCGGTGCGCAGAACGTCCGCACCTTGGTAATAGAGGTCGAGGAATTCCTGCAGATTGTTGAAGGCATAGGCACTGCGCAGGGTTTCGACGTCGTTCCAGGGCAGGGCGATCTTGTTGCGCTCGGCCAGGGCGAACAGCAGCTCGGGTTCGAGCGAACCTTCGAGGTGCAGGTGCAGTTCGGCCTTCGGCAGGGCATTCAACCAGTCATACATGGGGGGATCTCAATCAGGTACGGTTGCCGCCATTCTACAGGCCCTGGCCAGGCATTGCGCTTGGCCAGGGCTGCATTGCGCCAACCATTGATCAGCGGCGGCTTACCAGGTGAGGGTTTCACCTTTGTAGTTGATGAAGCGCAGGCCGCCATGGCCGCTCTGCGCCTTGACCTGTTCGAGCATGCCACGGGTGCTGGTGAGTACGTCGATGTCGGCGTTCTCTCCACCCATGTCGGTTTTCACCCAACCCGGGTGCATTGCCAGCACACAGAGATCCGGGCGCTGCAGGTCGACCACGAAGCTGTTGATCATCGAATTCAGGGCGGCCTTGCTGGCTTTGTACAGGCAAACCTCGCCGCCGTCCGGGATGGTGACACTGCCCAGAATCGAGCTCATGAACGCCAGTACGCCACTGCCTTGGCGTACCTGGGCGGCCAGGCGACGTGCAACGCGGATCGGTGCCACCGCGTTGGTCATGAACAGTGCGCCGATGTCCTGTTGCTGCACGGTTTCCAGGTCCTGCGGCAGGGGGCCCATGACGCCGGCGTTGATGAACACCAGGTCGAACACTTCGCCTTGTAGGCGTTGCTTCAGGCCATCGAGTTGGGCGGTGTCGTTCATCTCCAGCTGTTCGATGCGCACCCCGGGGACTTCGCTCAGCGCGCCGGGTTTTTGGGGGTCACGTACCGTGGCGGTGATGTTCCAGCCATCTTCGTGCAGCCGCTGCACCAAGCCAAGGCCGAGCCCGCGGGAGGCACCGATGATGAGGGCGGTTCTTGAGTTGGCCATAGGAACATTCCTTTATCGGGGTGGGAAAAGGAATTGAGAATACTGCAGGCACGGACTGTTTGCCCGCAATGAAGGGTGATCAAAAAATGATCAACGACAGATGGACGTGCGGCGGCGGGCGCTTGGCTTGTTGGCTAACGGGTTATCCACAGGCTGATCCACAGTTAATGTGCGCAATCACAGCTGACACGATTGCAGGGTGTCGCCGATCCATTGTGGATAACACTTGCCGACTCAACAGGTTAGGGCTGTCATCAAACTGTGATCAAAATATGCTCAATGCTCTGCAGGCCTTGTAACGCTTGGGCTGTAGCTAAATGCCCCAAGCTTATCCACAGGCGGGCCCACAGTTGTTGTGAGCAACCTCAGCGTGCTTCCAGGAGGATGCGCCCACGGCTCAGGTCTGCCAGTTGCTGTTGCAGAACAGGCAGATGGGCTTCGCCAACGGCGATGTGCAGGTCTACGCCATTGGCGGTGAATTGCTCGTCCAGCACCAGGCCATCGACCTCGGCCAGGCGTAGCTTTACCAGTGCCAGTTCGCTGAAGTTGCAACTGCAGGCATATTCGCTGCGCTGCACCAGCAGCCGCTTTGGCGCCTGCTGCAGGCATTTGTTAGCGCCACCGCCGTAGGCGCGGGCCAGGCCACCGGTACCCAGTTGGATGCCGCCGTACCAGCGGATGACGAGCACCACGACCTGGTCGCAGTCCTGCGCCTCGATGGCAGCCAGTATCGGCCGCCCGGCCGTTCCACCGGGCTCGCCATCGTCATTGCTACGGTACTGCGTACCGAGTTTCCAGGCCCAGCAGTTGTGGGTGGCGGCCAGGTCGCTGTGGCGTTCGATGAAGCTCATCGCCTCGGCGGCACTGTTGATCGGGCCGGCGAGGGTGATGAAGCGGCTCTTGCGGATTTCCTCGCGAAATTCGCAGAGGTCTAGCAGGGTAGAAGGCATAGGGGGAGGTCAGGCGCTCGGCGCGATGCCGCATCCTTTGAGAATGATGTGGATAAGGTTGTTGCTCGCGTCTTCCATGTCCTGCTTGGTCAGGCGGCTGCGGCCGGTGACCTGGCAGATCTGGGTGGCGAAGTCGGCATAGTGCTGGGTGCTGCCCCAGAGCAGGAAGATCAGGTGCACCGGGTCGACCTGATCCATCTTGCCCGCATCGATCCAGGCTTGGAACACCGCGGCACGGCCACGGAACCATTCACGGTAGTCGGCGCTGAAGTACTCGGTCAGGCAGGTGCCGCCGCTGATCACTTCCATGGCGAAGATCCGCGAGGCTTGCGGGTTGCGTCGGGAGAACTCCATCTTGGTGCGGATGTAATGGCTGAGCGCTTCTCCAGGGTCGTCCTCGACGCTCAGGGCGTTGAAGGTGCTGTCCCACAATTCGATGATGTTGCTCAATACCGCGATGTATAGGCCCAGCTTGTTGGTGAAGTAGTAATGCAGGTTCGCCTTGGGCAAGCCGGCCTTCAGCGCGATGGTGTTCATGCTGGTGCCTTTGAAACCATGACGGGCGAATTCGTCTTCGGCGGCCTGGATGATGGCCTGTTCGTTCTTCTGGCGGATGCGGCCGGCGGGCTTGCCCGAGGCGGAAAGGCGATGCGCTGGGACTTCTAAGGTCATGGACGATTCCGTACGGGTCTGTGGCAACGGATGTCGGACAAGATTACCTGCCTGCGCGCAAGTGACAAGCATTAGCGGCAGAAGCAGGCATCAGCGTGTCGCAGCCAGGCTTTCGAGGAAGCTTTCCAGGACCAGATTCGGCCGTCGTCCTTTGCGCGTGACCCAGCTCAGGCCCAGGTCGTAGAAGCGTTGGGCAGGTTTGAGCGCGCGCAGCCGGCCTTGCTGGACCCAGAAGGTGGCGTAATGGTCGGGCAGGTAGCCAATGTAGCGGCCTGTGAGGATCAGGAATGCCATGCCTTCGCGGTCGGAAGCGCTGGCCGTGCAGTTCAGTGCCTGGTAATGGGCCTGGATATCGGCAGGCAGCCGGAAGGTGGGGGCGATGGCTTCCTGGCTGTTGAGGCGCTCGTCGTCGATCTGTTGGTCGTCGGCATAGAACAGCGGGTGGCCGACAGCACAGTAGAGCAGCGAGCGTTCGCTGTACAAAGGTTGGTATTCGAGGCCGGAGAGCGGGCTGGTCTGCGGTACTACACCTACATGAAGGCTGCCGTCGAGTACACCTTGTTCGACCTGGCTGGGAGCGATCATGCGGATCTGGATGCGCACGTCCGGGCCACGGTCCTTGAGTTCGGCCAGGGCATGGGTGATGCGCATGTGCGGCAGGGTCACCAGGTTATCGGTCAGGCCGATGTTGAGCTCGCCCCGCAGGTGCTGGTGCAGGCCGTTGACCTCGGTGCGGAAGGTTTCCAGCGCGCTGAGCAGTTGCAGCGCGGAGTGGTAGACCTCGCGGCCTTCCTCGGTCAGCGAGAAACCTGCCCGACCGCGCTGGCACAGGCGCAGGCCCAGGCGCTGTTCGAGGTCGTTCATCTGCTGGCTGATGGCCGAGCGGCCTATGCCCAGCACGTTCTCGGCAGCCGAAAAGCCACCACATTCAACCACGCTGCGGTAGATTTTCAGCAGGCGGATATCGAAATCGCTGACCTGAGCGAGAGGATCGGGGCGTCGGCTCATCAGTTTAGTCTTACGCTACCTAAAGATTAGAAATGTAGGCTTTTTCAGACTTTATCCGCGTGCGAATTTAGCTGCAACAACATCCATCGTTGCCTAATCGTCTTTCGAGGAACCGCCGATGAACATGCCCGAAACCGCTACCGTCGGTATCGCCAGCCAGCTCAAGCTGGATGCCCACTGGATGCCTTACACCGCCAACCGCAACTTCCATCGCGACCCACGCCTGATCGTGGCGGCCGAAGGCAGCTACCTGGTCGACGACAAGGGGCGGAAGATTTTCGATGCCCTGTCGGGGCTATGGACCTGCGGCGCCGGGCATACCCGCAAGGAGATTGCCGACGCGGTCACGCGCCAGCTCAATACCCTGGACTACTCCCCGGCGTTCCAGTTCGGCCACCCGCTGTCGTTCCAATTGGCCGAGAAGATCACCGAGCTGACCCCAGGTGACCTGAACCACGTCTTCTATACCAACTCCGGTTCCGAGTGTGCCGACACCGCGCTGAAGATGGTGCGTGCCTACTGGCGTCTGAAAGGCCAGGCGACCAAGACCAAGATCATTGGCCGTGCCCGTGGTTACCACGGCGTGAACATCGCCGGCACCAGCCTGGGCGGGGTCAACGGCAACCGCAAGATGTTCGGCCAGTTGCTGGACGTCGACCACCTGCCGCACACCGTACTGCCGGTCAATGCCTTCTCCAAGGGCATGCCGGAAGAGGGCGGCATCGCCCTGGCCGACGAGATGCTCAAGCTGATCGAGCTGCACGATGCTTCGAACATCGCTGCGGTGATCGTCGAGCCGCTGGCAGGCTCTGCCGGTGTACTGCCGCCGCCGAAAGGTTATCTGAAGCGTCTTCGTGAAATCTGCACTCAGCACAACATCCTGCTGATCTTCGACGAAGTGATCACCGGTTTCGGCCGCATGGGTGCCATGACCGGCGCCGAAGCGTTCGGTGTAACTCCGGACCTGATGTGCATCGCCAAGCAGGTGACCAACGGCGCCATCCCGATGGGCGCAGTGATCGCCAGCAGCGAGATCTACCAGGCCTTCATGAACCAGCCGACGCCGGAATACGCTGTCGAATTCCCGCACGGCTATACCTACTCGGCTCACCCGGTGGCGTGCGCCGCCGGTATCGCTGCACTCGACTTGCTGCAGAAGGAAAACCTGGTGCAGTCGGCCGCCGAGTTGGCGCCGCACTTCGAGAAGCTGCTGCACGGGGTAAAGGGCACCAAGAACATCGTCGATATCCGCAACTACGGCCTGGCCGGTGCGATCCAGATTGCGGCCCGTGATGGCGACGCTATCGTGCGTCCGTATGAAGCCGCGATGAAGCTGTGGCAAGCCGGCTTCTATGTGCGCTTCGGTGGTGACACCCTGCAGTTCGGCCCAACCTTCAATACCCAGCCGCAGGAACTGGACCGCCTGTTCGACGCGGTCGGTGAAACCCTGAACAAGATCGACTGATCTTTCCGATTTTGACGCAAGGCGCGCGAGCTGATCGCGCGCTGGCTTCTACCTTCTTTATCTGGAGTTTTGCATGAGCATTGTTCAGCACCTGATCCACGGCGAGCTGGTTACCAAGGGTGAGCGCAACGCCGATGTCTTCAACCCGTCCACCGGCCAAGCGGTACGCAAGGTCGAGCTGGCCAGCCGGGCTACCGTTCAGGAAGCGATCGACTCCGCCAAGGCTGCCTTCCCGGCCTGGCGCAACACCCCGCCGGCCAAGCGGGCCCAGGTGATGTTCCGCTTCAAGCAGTTGCTGGAGCAGAACGAAGCCAAGATCTCGCAGATGATCAGCGAAGAGCACGGCAAGACCCTGGAAGATGCTGCCGGCGAGCTCAAGCGCGGTATCGAGAACGTCGAGTTCGCTTGCGCCGCACCGGAAGTGCTGAAGGGCGAATACAGCCGTAACGTCGGCCCGAACATCGATGCCTGGTCGGACTTCCAGCCGCTGGGCGTAGTGGCCGGGATTACCCCGTTCAACTTCCCGGCGATGGTTCCGCTATGGATGTACCCGCTGGCTATCGCCTGCGGTAACGCGTTCATCCTGAAGCCGTCCGAGCGTGACCCGAGCTCGACTCTCTTCATCGCCCAACTGCTGCTCGAAGCCGGCCTGCCGAAAGGCATCCTCAATGTGGTGCACGGTGACAAGGAAGCCGTGGACGCGCTGATCGAAGCGCCGGAAGTGAAGGCCCTGAGTTTCGTGGGTTCGACGCCGATCGCCGAATACATCTATGCCGAAGGCACCAAGCGCGGCAAGCGTGTACAGGCTCTGGGCGGTGCGAAGAACCATGCCGTGCTGATGCCTGATGCTGACCTGGACAACGCCGTTAGCGCACTGATGGGCGCAGCCTATGGTTCGTGCGGTGAGCGTTGCATGGCCATTTCCGTTGCGGTGTGTGTCGGCGACCAGGTGGCCGACGCGCTGATCGCCAAGCTGGAGCCGCAGATCAAGGCGCTGAAGATCGGCGCGGGTACTTCGTGTGGCCTGGACATGGGCCCATTGGTGACTGCTGCTGCCCGTGACAAGGTGGTTGGCTACATTGACGATGGCGTTGCCGCTGGCGCCAAGCTGGTGGTGGATGGCCGCGGGTTCCGCGTGGCGGGTAATGAAGATGGCTACTTCGTGGGTGGCACCCTCTTCGACAAAGTGACCCCGCAGATGCGTATCTATAAGGAAGAGATCTTTGGCCCTGTGCTGTGCATCGTGCGCGTGAACAGCCTGGAGCAGGCCATGCAACTGATCAACGACCACGAGTATGGCAACGGTACCTGCATCTTCACTCGCGACGGTGAGGCTGCGCGCCTGTTCTGCGACGAGATCGAAGTGGGCATGGTCGGTGTGAACGTGCCGCTGCCGGTGCCGGTGGCCTACCACAGCTTTGGTGGCTGGAAACGCTCGCTCTTTGGTGACCTGCATGCGTATGGCCCGGATGGTGTGCGCTTCTATACCCGTCGCAAGGCAATTACCCAGCGCTGGCCTCAGCGCGCGAGCCATGAGGCGTCGCAGTTTGCGTTCCCTAGCCTTTAATAAGGCATGAAGTGAAAGCGGGGAGGCCGATAGGCCTCCCCGTTTTGTTTTTGGGCTGGCGCTGGCAGGTGTTCGCCTTGAGGGTTTCCGTATCCCTGCGATCGAGCGCCAAACCTGCCATGGCACGCGCCTGGTGAATATTTCAAATAAATGAAATTAAGCCTTGACCAGCTCTCGAATCCCCTTATAATGCGCCCCACTTCCAGCGTAGTCGGAACGAGAAACTCCTTGAGATTCAATGAGTTACTTAATCCAGGTAGTGCTGGTGGTGCTTCGATCGTCTGATCGATAGCGGTTGAAACGGTGGTTGACAGCGGTTCTAAACGCTGTATGATTCGCCTCCCGCTACGAGAGATCGCAGCGAGCCAAGTGTTTGAAGCTAAACGAGTTTCTCGCGAAAAACTTCAAAATAAACGCTTGACAGGCTCTGAGGAAAGCGTAGAATGCGCGCCTCGGTTGAGACGAAAAGCTCTTAACCAAACGCTCTTTAACAAATCGAATCAAGCAATTCGTGTGGGTGCTTGTGAGTACGGACTGATAGTCAAAAAGATTATCAGCATCACAAGTGACCATGCGAGAAATCACATAGTCATTTGAGATTGCTGAGCCAAGTTTAGGGTTTCTTAAAAACCCAAGCAGTATTGAACTGAAGAGTTTGATCATGGCTCAGATTGAACGCTGGCGGCAGGCCTAACACATGCAAGTCGAGCGGATGATGGGAGCTTGCTCCTGGATTCAGCGGCGGACGGGTGAGTAATGCCTAGGAATCTGCCTGGTAGTGGGGGACAACGTTTCGAAAGGAACGCTAATACCGCATACGTCCTACGGGAGAAAGCAGGGGACCTTCGGGCCTTGCGCTATCAGATGAGCCTAGGTCGGATTAGCTAGTTGGTGAGGTAATGGCTCACCAAGGCGACGATCCGTAACTGGTCTGAGAGGATGATCAGTCACACTGGAACTGAGACACGGTCCAGACTCCTACGGGAGGCAGCAGTGGGGAATATTGGACAATGGGCGAAAGCCTGATCCAGCCATGCCGCGTGTGTGAAGAAGGTCTTCGGATTGTAAAGCACTTTAAGTTGGGAGGAAGGGCAGTAAGCTAATACCTTGCTGTTTTGACGTTACCGACAGAATAAGCACCGG
The Pseudomonas sp. KU43P genome window above contains:
- a CDS encoding CoA-acylating methylmalonate-semialdehyde dehydrogenase, which gives rise to MSIVQHLIHGELVTKGERNADVFNPSTGQAVRKVELASRATVQEAIDSAKAAFPAWRNTPPAKRAQVMFRFKQLLEQNEAKISQMISEEHGKTLEDAAGELKRGIENVEFACAAPEVLKGEYSRNVGPNIDAWSDFQPLGVVAGITPFNFPAMVPLWMYPLAIACGNAFILKPSERDPSSTLFIAQLLLEAGLPKGILNVVHGDKEAVDALIEAPEVKALSFVGSTPIAEYIYAEGTKRGKRVQALGGAKNHAVLMPDADLDNAVSALMGAAYGSCGERCMAISVAVCVGDQVADALIAKLEPQIKALKIGAGTSCGLDMGPLVTAAARDKVVGYIDDGVAAGAKLVVDGRGFRVAGNEDGYFVGGTLFDKVTPQMRIYKEEIFGPVLCIVRVNSLEQAMQLINDHEYGNGTCIFTRDGEAARLFCDEIEVGMVGVNVPLPVPVAYHSFGGWKRSLFGDLHAYGPDGVRFYTRRKAITQRWPQRASHEASQFAFPSL
- a CDS encoding LysR family transcriptional regulator translates to MMSRRPDPLAQVSDFDIRLLKIYRSVVECGGFSAAENVLGIGRSAISQQMNDLEQRLGLRLCQRGRAGFSLTEEGREVYHSALQLLSALETFRTEVNGLHQHLRGELNIGLTDNLVTLPHMRITHALAELKDRGPDVRIQIRMIAPSQVEQGVLDGSLHVGVVPQTSPLSGLEYQPLYSERSLLYCAVGHPLFYADDQQIDDERLNSQEAIAPTFRLPADIQAHYQALNCTASASDREGMAFLILTGRYIGYLPDHYATFWVQQGRLRALKPAQRFYDLGLSWVTRKGRRPNLVLESFLESLAATR
- a CDS encoding adenosine deaminase, which produces MYDWLNALPKAELHLHLEGSLEPELLFALAERNKIALPWNDVETLRSAYAFNNLQEFLDLYYQGADVLRTEQDFYDLTWAYLQRCKSQNVIHTEPFFDPQTHTDRGIPFEVVLNGINHALKDGREQLGISSGLILSFLRHLSEEEAHKTLDQALPFRDAFIAVGLDSSEMGHPPSKFQRVFDRARSEGFVAVAHAGEEGPPEYIWEALDLLKIKRIDHGVRAIEDERLMQRIIDEQIPLTVCPLSNTKLCVFDHMSQHNILDMLERGVKVTVNSDDPAYFGGYVTENFHALHTHLGMTEDQARRLAQNSLDARLV
- a CDS encoding TetR/AcrR family transcriptional regulator, with translation MTLEVPAHRLSASGKPAGRIRQKNEQAIIQAAEDEFARHGFKGTSMNTIALKAGLPKANLHYYFTNKLGLYIAVLSNIIELWDSTFNALSVEDDPGEALSHYIRTKMEFSRRNPQASRIFAMEVISGGTCLTEYFSADYREWFRGRAAVFQAWIDAGKMDQVDPVHLIFLLWGSTQHYADFATQICQVTGRSRLTKQDMEDASNNLIHIILKGCGIAPSA
- a CDS encoding ArsR/SmtB family transcription factor, producing the protein MNAVSSISQIAGLMADPKRSAMLWALIDGTPRPTDELAMMAGLTSSSACAHLSLLSSAGLLRLEARGRKRYFRLATPQVGAAVEALASVQLGCDGQQRPRPAQMPMSMRRARRCGDHLGGELAGELYHRLAIAGWLEGSERQLMVSDEGRLELARIGVFIDALAPRQQHGCVICHCNEWSDQGPHLGGSLGRALLTLFLQSGWLREPEGMRAMQISAEGIQQINLIARVTTLQVG
- a CDS encoding IMPACT family protein gives rise to the protein MPSTLLDLCEFREEIRKSRFITLAGPINSAAEAMSFIERHSDLAATHNCWAWKLGTQYRSNDDGEPGGTAGRPILAAIEAQDCDQVVVLVIRWYGGIQLGTGGLARAYGGGANKCLQQAPKRLLVQRSEYACSCNFSELALVKLRLAEVDGLVLDEQFTANGVDLHIAVGEAHLPVLQQQLADLSRGRILLEAR
- a CDS encoding SDR family oxidoreductase, with product MANSRTALIIGASRGLGLGLVQRLHEDGWNITATVRDPQKPGALSEVPGVRIEQLEMNDTAQLDGLKQRLQGEVFDLVFINAGVMGPLPQDLETVQQQDIGALFMTNAVAPIRVARRLAAQVRQGSGVLAFMSSILGSVTIPDGGEVCLYKASKAALNSMINSFVVDLQRPDLCVLAMHPGWVKTDMGGENADIDVLTSTRGMLEQVKAQSGHGGLRFINYKGETLTW
- a CDS encoding aspartate aminotransferase family protein, whose product is MNMPETATVGIASQLKLDAHWMPYTANRNFHRDPRLIVAAEGSYLVDDKGRKIFDALSGLWTCGAGHTRKEIADAVTRQLNTLDYSPAFQFGHPLSFQLAEKITELTPGDLNHVFYTNSGSECADTALKMVRAYWRLKGQATKTKIIGRARGYHGVNIAGTSLGGVNGNRKMFGQLLDVDHLPHTVLPVNAFSKGMPEEGGIALADEMLKLIELHDASNIAAVIVEPLAGSAGVLPPPKGYLKRLREICTQHNILLIFDEVITGFGRMGAMTGAEAFGVTPDLMCIAKQVTNGAIPMGAVIASSEIYQAFMNQPTPEYAVEFPHGYTYSAHPVACAAGIAALDLLQKENLVQSAAELAPHFEKLLHGVKGTKNIVDIRNYGLAGAIQIAARDGDAIVRPYEAAMKLWQAGFYVRFGGDTLQFGPTFNTQPQELDRLFDAVGETLNKID